In Bos indicus x Bos taurus breed Angus x Brahman F1 hybrid chromosome 23, Bos_hybrid_MaternalHap_v2.0, whole genome shotgun sequence, a single genomic region encodes these proteins:
- the HMGN4 gene encoding high mobility group nucleosome-binding domain-containing protein 4, with protein sequence MPKRKAKGDAKGDKGKVKDEPQRRSARLSAKPALPKPEPRPKKAPAKKGEKLAKGRKGKAEVSKDGNNPAKNRDASTVQSQKAEGTGDAK encoded by the coding sequence ATGCCCAAGAGAAAGGCAAAAGGCGATGCTAAAGGTGACAAAGGGAAGGTGAAGGATGAGCCACAGAGGAGATCAGCACGGTTGTCTGCTAAACCTGCCCTTCCAAAACCGGAGCCCAGGCCAAAAAAGGCCCCTGCAAAGAAGGGAGAGAAGCTGGCcaaagggagaaaggggaaagcAGAAGTCAGCAAGGATGGGAACAACCCTGCGAAAAACCGAGATGCCTCTACAGTCCAGTCACAGAAAGCAGAAGGCACTGGGGATGCCAAATGA